One segment of Patescibacteria group bacterium DNA contains the following:
- a CDS encoding DNA methyltransferase, which yields MKYIFILGNNPELSTAEISTVLPQAKIIKKSQSFLVVDSSEIDCQQLMKRLGGVIKIGLVLGERPEAQPIIASAISKKDGRFNFGLSFYEQKTSNWGLNIKKQLKEQGIASRLVTSRESALSSVIITKEKCQDYIIAPGFFAQTCAVQDFKEFGRRDFGRPAADAYSGMLPPKAAKMMINLSGAKLTDTILDPFCGSGTIISEALAMGYTNLIGTDLSAKAVADSQKNLEWLAKELSITDYRLSIDQIDVKELADKIKSASIDAIITEPYLGKPIRGQESSEQIKKTIAELSDLYLIAFQQFKKVLAKNGRIVMVFPEWHLHDKIYRLNINQPIGRLGFKHLDNGNLYYKREDQKVWRNITVWQ from the coding sequence ATGAAATATATATTTATTTTAGGCAATAACCCGGAACTATCAACGGCCGAAATCTCGACTGTACTGCCCCAAGCCAAAATCATCAAAAAAAGCCAGTCCTTCTTGGTAGTTGATAGCTCTGAAATCGACTGCCAACAATTAATGAAACGCCTGGGCGGAGTAATTAAAATCGGTTTAGTATTGGGTGAACGTCCGGAAGCCCAACCGATTATCGCTTCAGCCATATCCAAGAAAGACGGTCGCTTTAATTTCGGTTTGAGTTTTTATGAACAAAAAACCAGCAACTGGGGGTTGAACATCAAAAAGCAATTAAAAGAACAAGGTATCGCTTCCCGCTTGGTAACTAGCCGCGAGTCGGCCTTGTCTTCAGTTATTATCACCAAAGAAAAATGCCAGGACTACATTATAGCTCCGGGCTTTTTTGCCCAGACCTGCGCCGTACAGGATTTTAAGGAATTTGGCAGGCGGGACTTCGGCCGACCGGCCGCCGACGCTTACTCCGGCATGTTACCGCCCAAAGCCGCCAAAATGATGATCAACTTAAGCGGCGCTAAGCTAACCGATACCATCCTTGACCCATTCTGTGGCTCCGGCACAATCATTTCCGAAGCGCTGGCCATGGGCTACACCAATTTAATCGGCACCGATCTGTCGGCCAAAGCTGTGGCCGATAGCCAAAAAAATCTGGAATGGCTGGCGAAAGAACTATCAATTACCGATTACCGGCTGTCAATCGATCAGATTGATGTCAAGGAGTTAGCCGACAAGATTAAATCCGCTTCAATCGACGCTATTATCACCGAACCATATCTGGGTAAACCGATAAGGGGCCAGGAAAGCTCGGAACAAATTAAAAAAACTATTGCAGAATTATCGGACTTATACCTAATCGCATTCCAGCAATTCAAGAAAGTCCTGGCCAAGAACGGCCGGATTGTCATGGTTTTTCCCGAGTGGCATCTGCATGATAAGATTTATCGCCTCAATATTAACCAACCCATCGGCCGATTAGGTTTCAAGCACCTGGACAATGGCAACCTATACTATAAGCGCGAAGACCAAAAAGTTTGGCGCAACATTACTGTCTGGCAATGA
- the tyrS gene encoding tyrosine--tRNA ligase: MRHLTKIKNHKVITDKKIIDDVLTRGVEQVFPDKETLRKLLLSGKKIRLYCGFDPTATSLHLGHGMTVRKLAQFQRLGHEVIFLFGGFTAMIGDPTDKAQARKTLTAAQVRNNMKGWRKQIVNLIDARKTLFKNNHSWLSRLNFSHILKLTSYFTAQQMLARDMFQKRIAEGKDLYLNEFMYPLMQAYDSVAMDVDLEIGGNDQMFNMLAGRTLMKKMKNKEKCVLTLKLLADPTGKKMGKTEGNMIALTDSPEDMFGKVMSWTDEMIVPALEILTDVPMELVTEVANKLKSGALNPRDAKMDLAYDVVEIYLGKQAADQGREYFKRVVQEKEKPTEVSEVIVAVSDKIGVTDLFLQAGLVASSSEARRLIKEKALKIDDQIVAHHELETVIPIDGLLLQRGRRQFVRVKSK; encoded by the coding sequence ATGAGACATTTAACTAAGATTAAAAATCATAAAGTCATCACCGATAAAAAGATAATTGATGATGTTTTGACACGTGGTGTAGAGCAGGTTTTTCCTGATAAGGAAACCTTGCGGAAATTGCTTTTATCCGGAAAAAAAATCCGTTTGTATTGCGGTTTTGATCCTACCGCCACCTCTTTGCATTTAGGTCATGGCATGACCGTTCGCAAACTGGCGCAATTTCAGCGTCTGGGTCATGAAGTGATTTTTTTGTTCGGCGGTTTTACGGCTATGATTGGCGATCCGACGGATAAAGCTCAGGCGCGCAAAACACTGACAGCGGCGCAGGTTCGGAACAATATGAAGGGGTGGAGGAAGCAGATCGTTAACTTGATTGATGCTAGAAAAACTTTGTTTAAAAACAATCATTCCTGGCTGTCACGGCTTAATTTCTCTCATATCCTTAAGTTGACTTCTTATTTTACCGCTCAACAAATGCTGGCGCGCGACATGTTCCAAAAGAGAATAGCCGAGGGCAAAGATTTGTATTTGAATGAGTTTATGTATCCCCTGATGCAGGCGTACGATTCGGTGGCTATGGACGTGGATTTGGAAATCGGCGGCAATGATCAGATGTTCAATATGTTGGCCGGGCGCACGCTGATGAAAAAGATGAAGAATAAAGAGAAATGCGTTTTGACGTTAAAGCTGTTGGCTGATCCGACAGGCAAGAAGATGGGCAAGACCGAGGGCAATATGATTGCCCTGACCGATAGTCCTGAAGATATGTTTGGCAAGGTGATGAGTTGGACCGACGAAATGATCGTGCCGGCCTTGGAGATTCTAACCGATGTGCCCATGGAATTAGTTACGGAAGTGGCGAATAAATTGAAGTCGGGCGCGCTTAATCCCCGTGATGCCAAAATGGATTTGGCCTATGATGTGGTAGAGATTTATTTGGGTAAGCAGGCGGCCGATCAGGGGCGGGAATACTTTAAGCGGGTAGTACAAGAAAAAGAAAAGCCGACCGAAGTGTCAGAAGTGATAGTGGCAGTAAGTGATAAGATCGGCGTAACTGATTTGTTCTTGCAAGCCGGACTAGTGGCTTCATCCAGTGAGGCTAGACGGCTGATTAAGGAGAAGGCGTTGAAAATTGATGATCAAATAGTAGCGCATCATGAGTTGGAGACAGTCATACCGATTGACGGGTTATTGTTACAGCGAGGTCGAAGGCAGTTTGTGAGGGTAAAAAGCAAATAA
- a CDS encoding FAD-dependent oxidoreductase, with the protein MSNYDVIIIGGGPAGLTAAVYCRRRELKTLVIAKAVGGQAALAHEVQNWPGTESISGFELTQQMKAQADKWGAEFISDEVLAVAEGEKILVKTTQGEYQTEAVILAFGLTPRDLGVPGEKEFTGRGVSYCATCDGPLFKNKSVAVVGGGNAASEAAEYLSRLAKQVFLLSDTCDAAAEATLVDKVKAIKNISVTCGLKVVSIEGEGQVASIKYTDLKNNENKKLSLDGVFIEIGYSPKTAWLKGVVDLNERGEVQADKAGLTSVKGIFAAGDCTDVGFKQIVIAAGEGAKAALSAYKYLAANKGQTARPDWGEKK; encoded by the coding sequence ATGTCTAATTACGATGTTATTATAATCGGCGGAGGCCCAGCCGGTCTGACGGCGGCTGTTTATTGCCGTCGTCGCGAACTCAAAACGTTAGTAATCGCCAAAGCCGTAGGCGGCCAAGCCGCTCTGGCGCATGAAGTTCAGAATTGGCCCGGTACGGAATCTATCAGTGGCTTTGAACTAACGCAACAAATGAAAGCGCAGGCCGATAAGTGGGGTGCCGAGTTTATCTCTGATGAGGTTTTGGCTGTTGCTGAAGGTGAGAAAATTTTGGTTAAAACTACACAAGGAGAATATCAGACTGAAGCGGTAATCTTGGCTTTTGGTTTGACGCCGCGTGATTTGGGCGTGCCCGGAGAAAAGGAGTTTACCGGACGAGGCGTGTCTTATTGCGCCACTTGCGACGGACCCTTGTTCAAGAATAAAAGCGTAGCAGTGGTTGGCGGCGGCAATGCCGCTTCGGAAGCGGCCGAGTATCTCTCTCGATTGGCTAAGCAAGTTTTTTTACTCTCTGATACTTGTGATGCTGCAGCCGAAGCCACATTAGTGGATAAGGTCAAAGCAATTAAAAATATTAGCGTTACTTGCGGTCTGAAGGTTGTTTCGATTGAGGGCGAGGGCCAAGTTGCCAGTATTAAATATACGGATTTAAAGAATAACGAAAATAAGAAGTTATCACTGGACGGTGTTTTTATAGAAATCGGCTATAGTCCGAAGACCGCCTGGCTTAAGGGTGTGGTTGATTTGAATGAGCGGGGGGAGGTTCAGGCTGATAAGGCAGGGTTGACCAGTGTTAAGGGGATTTTTGCCGCTGGCGATTGCACCGACGTCGGGTTCAAACAAATAGTAATTGCCGCCGGCGAAGGCGCTAAGGCCGCTCTCTCAGCTTACAAATATTTAGCCGCTAATAAGGGTCAAACGGCTCGGCCTGATTGGGGAGAAAAAAAGTAA
- the trxA gene encoding thioredoxin has translation MSEIIFTDANFEAEVLKSDKVVLVDFFATWCGPCKMQGPIIEELAKEIGDKAKVGAMDVDVNPATAGKYNVMSIPTLIVFKNGEVKNTMMGLQGKEQLKAEIEKYV, from the coding sequence ATGTCAGAAATAATTTTTACCGACGCTAACTTTGAGGCCGAGGTATTGAAAAGCGATAAAGTCGTATTGGTTGATTTTTTTGCCACTTGGTGCGGCCCATGCAAGATGCAGGGGCCGATTATTGAGGAGTTAGCTAAGGAAATAGGCGATAAGGCCAAGGTGGGTGCTATGGACGTTGATGTTAACCCCGCGACCGCCGGAAAATATAATGTAATGTCCATACCGACTTTGATTGTTTTTAAGAATGGTGAAGTGAAGAATACCATGATGGGTTTACAGGGCAAGGAACAACTAAAGGCGGAAATAGAAAAATATGTCTAA
- a CDS encoding tail fiber domain-containing protein: MACFAVFSLFFVVSQANASFNQQINYQGKLTDHSDSPVADGDYDMVFRLCADSSCSSVLWTETRTGADQVAVANGLFSVMLGSVTSLSSVDFNQDIYLEVAVDGETLTPRKRLGAVPNALNTLEFDGLATTSFLRADMANDRATITNLTSTNFFASNASITNATSTNFFAAALSAISSIISSLTATIANISTLVFGDATGGTLAVTDLSVTSTANIKNLSASSTLAINATSTNLFSTYASITQATTTDFYTSVFNAISGLFTNLVATIASITDLTATRATSTESFASQGITTLATTTFSFFNDTVQGKIYGYTIPSGAFASGTNVILTDVFGFKDSSYIWNTQPDQSPMILFGSYDNDSIATIGYQTTTQHLIFVSNNSVGAAKDFEKISLASGNLINVSISQNPKLTFSANSVTTSDIYLNSSTDRLIFENASGGYYFDNHVTTTGNLGVLGNTQLAATTINGNLSVTGSATTTNSSYLGTVAGLNGVYINDWSDISTLAGNWSTSSSDYWKSITNFFSTTSADYWETQQIRWSTTSEQYFWNTTTTWAGFQSNFDASYLVATAKNPFDQWLDTTNTPTFAGLDLTGELSVSGTSTLATTTINRLLSGDQTLVGAGSAFSVSALYNLFSSLFGGITGLLNNIEESSWLDYGGGTSIGLGSVYSSVNVNSSSTNDSSIYYGNNWETTYANNSGFTVADSNRFKTLFDAGSNISTNGYIDNVNFELENDGIFTGRLDNVHIINTNDGGTITGDYSALRIDDVLLMGATNNYAIYSTNGKNYFGGDLRVVGVVTTSDLYADRISILDDIATIQETSTDPWGNSNAGALGITGATNYNFDRGLNVNGTTTLKGSNQVLRVVTNQDYYQYGSHQIEFESYLNTPTDSIIVATMGMTTRIPSDFNGDLYRVHGAEIGVINDGTTTDNRLIGSRNYVYDNGAGIVDQIWGSYGEAGVSNGGQTLTISEFSAFHGRNNFFDVINASNTTITVTDAIGLDLDIISDVNFHPINYKGINIRNVGNDGAENAYGFYTEGITSASNLNYNIWSGGSNTQNYFAGKVGIGKSLPETALDVYGTVSTTLLTINGNASSSASIYAKSFRASETSTLATTTINQLLVGDQTLVGAGSVISAFPFYNVLASIFGGLNAFVRTVEENNWADIGGGLSLGLGSIYSSVTVNSSSTNDASVYYGNNWETTYANNSGFLVADSNRFRTVFDVDSNISTNGYVDNANFELENDGIFTGILDNVHIISTNDGGTITGDYSALRIDDVDSMGATNNYAIYSTNGKNYFGGDLQVAGITTTTNLVVGSLNGILQATNGLVGVTSSPYLSGDLTIGSLNGVLQATNGLVGVTSSPYLSNLKIATSTLLYSAPSYVTTSLPEVHGGASNSMVYGDYLYVVLQSPTSTNKLRIFDISNPDNPIIVNDSFALRPGAGLGARCIDIDGKYAYIGFEEYSYQSTNTLSILDISDPTNPVEKVGEDYIANYALRKLKVIDGLLYTAYYSSLLTGEDGLQIINVSNPSKPRRISNPVTNFPGETRGIDVQGKYAYTVSYVATSTNVFRIVDISDPVNPIVVGGDLLDMPPLGRDVVVKGSYAYTTHDCFGPPIDIGVTSTEVFRIIDISSSTNPVIVGGSQLEFYKDINDFSGSTGLSVQGDYAYVVDNKGAALKIINISDPYNPYFVDSISTLGNPWGVEVSGNRAYLPLSVSPNRLVIIKLPGLDTPTARVGSLVSGGLQVLRDLITVGLGKFFGVIIGSGGLKVAGETNLNSTTTIGVVTTTPTHKLTVTSPNDWLQLTNDGNYGLKFYINKGLMDVPMISGHASTSAVFGSDMDLVGIKDHLAVFSTNRDAHVSFFASDFSSAADIYFTTSTELLSFDSAKSYQWLDYNDGLPFVTFDAEAKTVNISTLDTNGAVYSNNGTLTNVNPSSREYKDDIIDTSLNIDALLGLQVKSFIWKQTGQTDFGLIAEEIRDALPELYLDDGRTKGYRADHLPFYLLQVAQRQEQELGVLSAQLSGIIASSTESALVVDDSPLDDLEVLDSLAVNSSATFYGTITVIGEAGFESKVVFKDHIYLDKDAAGTVKLSAGATSTAVHFAKPYDVDPIITLTPLLNVSGHDYWIEAQSSTGFIVAVDLPFTEEMRFNWHALAVKSDDETSDNNTDDLGDIVVNDEMNIVLSSSSPIFLQNNSSTTADSSGSDPFFVSSTPLSVTGVIGPPVVLGANGTAGSKGMGTIQPANPMAGEPSNPEIMSVIGELTATGSGQIGNGSTTVTVAAAPQIDLGNEE; the protein is encoded by the coding sequence ATGGCTTGTTTTGCTGTGTTTTCCCTGTTTTTTGTTGTCTCCCAAGCCAATGCTTCATTTAATCAGCAAATAAATTATCAAGGCAAGCTAACTGACCATAGCGATAGTCCAGTGGCTGATGGTGATTACGATATGGTGTTTAGATTATGTGCCGATTCATCTTGTTCTTCGGTGCTTTGGACGGAAACGCGAACCGGCGCTGATCAAGTGGCGGTTGCCAATGGTTTGTTTTCAGTTATGTTAGGGTCGGTTACTTCTTTGTCTTCGGTGGATTTTAATCAAGACATATATTTAGAAGTAGCCGTTGACGGGGAAACCCTTACCCCCAGAAAACGTCTGGGCGCTGTGCCGAACGCCCTTAACACCTTGGAATTTGACGGCTTGGCTACCACCTCTTTTTTAAGGGCGGACATGGCTAATGATCGCGCCACCATAACTAATTTGACTTCCACCAATTTTTTTGCCAGCAACGCCTCAATTACTAATGCCACCAGCACTAATTTTTTCGCCGCGGCTCTTAGCGCCATATCTTCCATTATCAGTAGTTTAACGGCTACTATAGCCAATATTTCTACTTTGGTTTTTGGTGATGCGACAGGCGGTACTTTGGCTGTTACCGATTTATCGGTTACTTCAACTGCCAATATCAAGAATTTAAGCGCCTCCTCCACCTTGGCGATAAATGCTACTTCCACTAATTTGTTTTCTACTTACGCTTCTATAACTCAAGCCACCACGACTGATTTTTACACTTCCGTCTTTAATGCTATCTCCGGTTTATTCACTAATTTGGTCGCCACCATTGCCAGTATCACAGATTTGACCGCAACTCGGGCAACTTCTACTGAAAGTTTTGCTTCTCAGGGTATTACTACCCTGGCAACAACCACCTTTTCCTTTTTTAATGATACTGTTCAAGGCAAAATCTACGGTTATACCATCCCGTCAGGGGCTTTTGCTAGTGGCACCAACGTTATTCTGACTGACGTTTTTGGCTTTAAAGACTCGTCCTATATTTGGAATACTCAGCCCGATCAAAGTCCCATGATATTATTTGGCTCTTATGATAATGATAGTATAGCCACAATAGGCTACCAGACCACCACTCAACATTTGATTTTTGTTTCTAATAACAGTGTCGGCGCGGCCAAGGACTTTGAAAAAATTTCTTTAGCTAGTGGTAACCTAATTAATGTTTCTATATCCCAGAATCCTAAACTGACTTTTAGTGCCAATAGTGTCACTACTTCTGATATTTACTTGAATTCTTCCACTGATAGATTGATTTTTGAAAACGCCTCCGGCGGCTATTACTTTGATAATCACGTTACTACTACCGGTAATCTAGGTGTTTTGGGCAATACCCAATTAGCCGCTACTACCATTAATGGCAATCTTTCGGTGACCGGATCAGCCACGACCACTAACTCTTCTTACTTGGGGACCGTCGCCGGTTTGAATGGAGTTTATATCAATGATTGGTCGGATATTTCCACTTTAGCCGGCAATTGGTCTACCAGTTCCAGTGACTATTGGAAGTCAATAACCAACTTTTTTTCCACTACATCTGCTGATTATTGGGAGACTCAGCAAATTAGATGGTCTACCACTTCCGAACAGTATTTTTGGAACACTACGACGACGTGGGCGGGGTTCCAAAGCAATTTTGACGCTTCTTATTTAGTGGCTACAGCCAAGAACCCTTTTGACCAATGGCTGGATACAACCAATACCCCGACTTTTGCCGGTTTGGACTTGACCGGGGAATTATCCGTTTCCGGCACTTCTACTCTGGCTACTACTACCATCAATCGATTGTTATCAGGCGACCAGACGTTAGTCGGAGCAGGTTCGGCATTTAGTGTTTCAGCATTATATAATTTATTTTCTTCGCTTTTTGGCGGTATAACCGGTTTATTAAACAACATAGAAGAAAGCAGCTGGCTTGATTATGGGGGTGGTACTAGCATCGGTCTTGGCAGTGTTTACTCTTCAGTCAATGTCAATTCTTCTTCAACTAACGATAGTTCAATTTATTACGGTAATAACTGGGAAACGACTTACGCCAATAATTCTGGGTTTACGGTTGCCGACTCTAACAGATTCAAAACACTCTTTGATGCAGGCTCCAATATATCTACTAACGGTTATATTGATAACGTCAATTTTGAGTTAGAGAATGACGGAATATTCACTGGCAGATTAGACAATGTGCATATTATTAATACTAATGACGGCGGAACAATTACAGGTGATTACTCGGCATTAAGAATTGACGATGTTCTGTTAATGGGTGCCACCAATAACTATGCCATTTACTCTACAAATGGCAAGAACTATTTTGGCGGAGATTTACGGGTGGTGGGGGTAGTTACGACATCTGATTTGTATGCTGATAGGATTTCAATTTTAGATGACATAGCGACTATACAAGAAACTTCAACCGACCCCTGGGGAAATTCGAATGCTGGGGCACTTGGTATCACCGGAGCAACCAATTATAACTTTGATCGGGGGTTGAATGTCAATGGAACCACTACCCTTAAAGGGAGCAATCAGGTTTTAAGAGTTGTTACCAACCAGGATTATTACCAGTACGGTTCTCATCAAATTGAATTTGAATCTTACCTTAATACACCGACTGATTCAATAATTGTCGCTACCATGGGTATGACAACAAGAATACCCAGTGATTTCAACGGTGATTTATACCGAGTTCACGGAGCTGAAATTGGAGTAATTAATGACGGAACAACAACCGATAATCGCCTGATTGGTAGTAGAAATTATGTTTATGACAACGGAGCTGGAATTGTCGACCAAATCTGGGGCAGTTATGGAGAGGCGGGGGTATCAAACGGTGGCCAGACTTTGACGATTAGTGAATTTTCTGCCTTTCATGGCAGAAATAACTTTTTTGATGTTATTAATGCCTCAAATACGACAATAACCGTAACCGACGCCATCGGACTTGATTTGGATATTATTAGCGATGTAAATTTTCATCCTATAAATTATAAGGGTATTAATATAAGGAATGTTGGAAATGATGGAGCAGAGAATGCGTATGGTTTTTATACCGAAGGCATCACTTCAGCATCAAATCTTAATTACAATATCTGGTCGGGAGGTTCCAACACTCAAAATTATTTTGCTGGCAAGGTGGGTATCGGTAAATCATTGCCCGAAACGGCTTTGGATGTTTATGGCACGGTTTCCACCACTCTCTTAACAATTAATGGCAATGCCAGCAGTTCAGCCAGTATCTATGCCAAGAGTTTCCGAGCTTCGGAAACTTCCACTCTGGCCACTACCACTATCAATCAGTTATTAGTAGGCGACCAGACGTTAGTCGGAGCAGGTTCAGTCATTAGTGCCTTTCCTTTTTATAATGTATTAGCTTCTATCTTTGGAGGTCTAAATGCTTTTGTAAGAACAGTAGAAGAAAATAATTGGGCTGATATTGGCGGTGGATTAAGTCTTGGTCTTGGAAGTATTTATTCCTCGGTTACTGTTAACTCTTCTTCAACTAATGATGCTTCAGTTTATTACGGTAATAACTGGGAAACGACTTACGCCAATAATTCTGGGTTTCTTGTAGCTGATTCTAATAGATTTAGAACTGTTTTTGATGTTGATTCAAATATATCCACTAACGGCTATGTTGATAACGCCAACTTTGAATTGGAGAATGACGGAATATTCACTGGCATATTAGACAATGTGCATATTATCAGCACTAATGACGGCGGAACAATTACAGGTGATTACTCAGCTTTAAGAATTGACGACGTTGATTCAATGGGAGCAACCAATAACTATGCCATTTACTCTACAAATGGCAAGAATTACTTTGGTGGAGATTTGCAGGTAGCGGGAATCACTACTACTACTAATTTAGTCGTTGGCAGTCTAAACGGCATCCTGCAAGCTACTAATGGCTTGGTCGGTGTGACTTCTTCGCCTTATCTTTCTGGCGACCTTACCATTGGCAGTTTAAACGGAGTTTTACAGGCAACTAATGGCTTGGTCGGTGTGACTTCTTCGCCTTATCTTTCTAACCTAAAAATTGCTACTTCCACTTTGCTTTATTCAGCTCCAAGTTATGTTACTACTTCTTTGCCAGAAGTTCATGGCGGGGCATCTAACTCCATGGTTTATGGCGATTATCTCTATGTAGTATTACAATCTCCGACCTCTACTAACAAGTTAAGAATTTTTGATATTTCCAATCCTGATAATCCGATTATAGTAAATGATAGTTTTGCTTTGAGGCCGGGTGCCGGTTTGGGAGCCAGATGCATTGATATTGATGGGAAATACGCTTATATCGGATTTGAGGAGTACTCTTATCAAAGCACTAATACTTTATCTATTTTGGATATTTCCGATCCGACTAATCCAGTGGAAAAGGTTGGAGAAGATTATATCGCTAATTATGCTTTAAGAAAATTAAAAGTCATAGACGGTTTGCTTTATACCGCTTATTACTCCAGTCTCTTAACCGGTGAAGATGGTTTGCAAATCATCAATGTGTCTAATCCTTCCAAGCCAAGGAGAATCAGTAATCCCGTTACTAATTTCCCCGGTGAGACTCGGGGCATTGATGTTCAGGGAAAATACGCCTACACCGTCAGTTATGTTGCTACTTCAACTAATGTATTCAGGATCGTTGATATTTCTGATCCGGTTAATCCGATTGTTGTTGGCGGTGATTTATTGGATATGCCGCCGTTAGGCCGGGATGTGGTTGTTAAGGGTAGTTATGCTTATACCACTCATGACTGCTTTGGACCGCCTATAGACATTGGGGTCACTTCTACCGAGGTATTTAGGATTATTGACATTTCTTCTTCCACTAATCCGGTAATTGTTGGAGGGTCTCAGTTGGAATTTTACAAGGATATAAATGATTTTTCAGGATCTACCGGCTTATCGGTTCAAGGTGATTATGCTTATGTTGTTGATAATAAGGGTGCAGCTTTGAAAATTATTAACATTTCTGACCCGTATAATCCGTATTTTGTTGATTCAATCAGCACCTTGGGCAATCCTTGGGGAGTGGAAGTCTCCGGGAACAGGGCTTATTTGCCATTGTCTGTAAGCCCCAATAGGTTAGTGATTATAAAGCTTCCGGGATTGGATACGCCGACCGCCAGGGTTGGCTCGTTAGTGTCTGGCGGTTTACAGGTGTTAAGGGATTTGATAACCGTCGGTTTGGGCAAGTTTTTCGGAGTGATAATCGGCAGTGGCGGGCTTAAGGTTGCCGGTGAGACGAATCTAAATTCTACTACGACCATTGGTGTTGTCACCACTACCCCAACTCATAAATTAACCGTTACATCGCCTAATGATTGGCTCCAACTCACAAATGATGGCAATTATGGGCTCAAGTTCTATATAAATAAAGGCCTCATGGATGTTCCAATGATTTCCGGTCATGCTTCTACTTCTGCTGTTTTTGGATCCGATATGGATTTAGTGGGTATAAAAGATCATCTCGCAGTTTTCTCAACTAATCGTGATGCTCATGTTAGCTTTTTTGCCTCAGATTTTTCGTCGGCTGCGGATATTTATTTTACTACCTCAACTGAGTTATTGTCTTTTGATAGCGCTAAAAGTTATCAATGGCTTGATTATAATGACGGTCTGCCTTTTGTTACCTTTGATGCTGAAGCTAAAACCGTAAATATTTCCACCTTAGATACCAATGGCGCTGTTTATTCCAATAACGGAACTTTGACTAATGTTAATCCGTCATCTCGAGAGTATAAAGATGATATCATTGATACTAGCTTGAATATCGACGCTTTATTGGGATTGCAAGTCAAATCGTTTATCTGGAAACAGACCGGGCAGACTGACTTTGGTTTGATCGCCGAAGAAATCAGAGATGCTTTGCCGGAATTATATCTTGATGACGGCCGAACCAAGGGCTATCGCGCCGACCATCTGCCATTTTATTTATTGCAGGTTGCTCAGCGTCAGGAGCAAGAACTTGGGGTTCTGTCCGCTCAATTATCCGGAATTATCGCTTCCAGCACTGAGTCGGCCTTAGTTGTTGACGACTCTCCGCTTGATGATTTAGAAGTATTGGATTCATTAGCGGTAAATTCTTCAGCCACTTTTTACGGTACCATCACAGTTATCGGCGAAGCAGGATTTGAATCAAAGGTGGTGTTTAAGGATCATATTTATTTGGATAAGGATGCGGCTGGCACAGTTAAGTTGTCTGCCGGTGCAACCTCTACCGCTGTTCATTTTGCTAAGCCCTATGATGTTGATCCGATAATCACGCTGACCCCCTTACTTAATGTTTCCGGGCATGATTATTGGATAGAAGCGCAAAGCTCCACCGGCTTTATTGTTGCAGTCGATCTGCCGTTTACAGAGGAGATGAGATTTAATTGGCATGCTCTGGCGGTTAAAAGCGATGATGAGACTTCAGATAATAATACCGACGACTTGGGTGATATAGTTGTTAATGATGAAATGAATATTGTTTTAAGCAGTAGTTCGCCGATTTTTTTACAAAATAACTCCTCAACAACAGCTGACTCTTCCGGTAGCGATCCGTTTTTTGTTAGTTCTACCCCGTTGTCGGTTACTGGGGTTATCGGTCCACCGGTCGTTTTGGGAGCAAATGGAACGGCTGGTTCTAAAGGTATGGGAACAATCCAACCAGCAAATCCCATGGCCGGAGAACCGTCTAATCCGGAGATAATGTCGGTGATCGGTGAATTGACTGCTACGGGATCGGGTCAAATAGGCAATGGATCAACAACAGTAACGGTTGCCGCCGCTCCTCAGATTGACCTAGGAAACGAAGAATGA